The nucleotide sequence CCTAGCCTCTGGGGACCCTGTAAACAGCAAGACTGGAGTAACGTGTGTCCTCCTGTTTTCCTGGCCAGGCCAGTGCCTATGGTACCAGCAAATGCCTCCGAGTCCTGCATGTACCCTTACAAGAGGGCTCAGCTTCAGGCCATTCTCACCCAGATAAACCCCAACCTGAGCCTACGGCTATGCAAGGCCAACACTAAGGAGGTGGGCGTACAGGTGAACCTTCGGGTGGACAGGTGGGTGCAGTGCTCACTGGGGCCTCAGACCCTACACAGCAGCTTCTTCTCGGACAGAAGCAGCCTCAGGAAGCCTGCGGAGATTTACCAGAGAGCCTTGATTCAGCTACCTAAGGACgaggaagacagaggaagccaAGAGCTTAAAGGACCTGCAGAGGCCAGTCAGTTGCTGCCACCTACGTCGAGGCCAGATGGTAACAAGCAGGAGAGCCTCCCACAGCTGAAGGAAGTCGGGGAGGAAGACACCCCCAGGTCTGGGGACAGGAAAAGCAAGCTGGTATGTGGAAACACAGACACAGTCCACTTGGGAAGCTCAGCTTCCAGCTGCACGGTAGCTTCTCCCTCCTCAAGCCCTCACCAGCACcgtccttcctccttccatttccaAAGCAGTAAGTCTGTCtcttttctgcctttcctttGGTGAGGAAAGTGGAGTTTTGTAGGTGGCAGCTGACTGAATTAGTGGAGCCGCATAAAGAATAGCTGAAAGCGAAGCCCAGGCAGTCAACTTTACATTTAGGTTATCCGTTATGAGATGAGGAGCTAgatcccaccctaccccacccccattgtTAATAGACTCCcgtttctcttcattttcagtttttgGAACCAAAATACGGCTATTTTCACTGTACAGATTGTAACACCAGATGGGAGAGTGCTTACGTGTGGTGCATCTCTGGTACCAATAAAGTAAGCAAACCTGGGGAAGGGGCGCCGAGGCCTGGAAAGCATGGGTGTTAGTGGGAGAACACAGTTTCCACTTCTTCACCTCGGCATCCTTGCTGACAGGCAGTCATGGTGAATCTTATGGTGACACTCCCATTAAATGTGAACGGCAATGTCTAAATAAGTAACTAAGTATACTACCAGGAGCTGTAACACGTAAGCTCATAAGTGCAGCCCTTGAGAGGAGAAGGATCAGGTCCTGACCAGTGTAGGCCATATAGAAAGATCTTCACacacatctcaaaaacaaacaagttggcacagctttagtcccagcacttgagagacagctgcaggtggatctgtgagttcgaggcctggtctacagagtgagttccaggacagccagagctacatagtgagactctgtctcaaaacagaataaGCCAAAAACCTCTCCAGTGTCTAGGAAAAGaacaggctggagaaatggggaCTCTGGAGCTGGGTGTGACAGACAGGCCTGCAGTCTCTGcgcttgggaagtagaggcaggcagaggtcacattaaaggccagtctgggctacattaGGTCCTAATTCAGAAGACAAGACCAATCTCCTCCTCCTGTACTGGGGTTATATAATATAACTCCTTTCTcaactcaaaacaacaaataaatgtcttcttttttttttctttttctttttttttttggtttttttttttttgtttttgtttttgtttttttcgaggcaaggtttctctgtggccttggagcctgtcctggaactagctctgtagaccaggctggtctcgaactcacagagatccgcctgcctctgcctcccgagtgctgggattaaaggcgtgtaccagcACTGCCCGGCAATGTCTTCTGATAGGAGCTGTGCAGACCAAAGTGCAGTGTGGTAATAGGTTCAATGACGCCCGTGGCTTGGAAGCAGTGCAGAAATGACACAGAAGTGGGGGGTTAGTCTGTCTAACAGACCACATCCTGATGTCCAAATAAGAcgttaaagcagtggttctcaacctgtgggtcgtgacccctttggctGTCGAGTCCTTCATGGGTTGCgtgagaccatcagaaaacacaaatattaacaTTATGAGTTGTAACAGTAGCAGaaatttatgaagtagcaatgaaaataatgttatggttaggggtcaccacaacatgagaaactgtagcAAAGGggcatagcattaggaaggttgagaagcactgctttaATGTAACAGAaaggacaggcatggtggcattgggaggcagagaaaatgcCAACTCTGCAAGTTTGAAGCGGGGTTGgtcctacatagcaagttcaggccagccaggattacacagttgagattttattttatcttttttattttcaattaaaaaaaagaaaacaaggggctagagagatgatctcagaggttaggagcactgcctgttcatccgaaggtcctgagttcaattcccagcaaccacatggtgactcacaaccatctgtaatgagatctggtgcagaatacagtatatgtaataaataaataaatttaaaaaaaagaaagaaaaccagggaTATTGCTAAGTAAACCAGGGAGAAAATGTTCAGGAGACAATGCACAAAGCCTAGAACGTAGACAACGCTGATGGGTAGTCATAAGGCTCTAAATGCAAGTGGAAAGTTAGATATTTCAGGACAAAATGACTGGGCCAAAAGGAAGAATTGGCCCCCACACTGACCAAACCCAGTGATTGCTGTGCTCTGTGGAGTACCTACTATGGTCTCTCTATGTTGCTGAGTAGTCATCAGAATTATAGAAAAAGGAATGCTAGCTCAATTTTACAAGTGAAGGAAATTGTAAGTGACTGATAAAACTTAGAGCTTAAAACCTCAAAGTATGTAGGgctagggatatggctcagtggttaagagcattgactatgcttccagaggacccggggttcaattcccagcacccacatggtagctcacatcagtctgtaactccagtctcaggggagcAAATACCCTTAGGCAGacatataggaaaaaaaaaacaatgagctgggctgtggtggtgcatgcctttaatcccagcactggggaggcagaggcaggcggatctctgtgagttcaaggccagcctggtctacaagaactacttccaggacaggtaccaaagctacagagaaaccttgtctaaagaaaaaaaaaaccaccaatgcacataaaataaaaatgaataattaaaaaaaaataggaactcATGTATGTGACTGGAGGATCGGCTCATTGGTTCAGAGgtctgggtttaaaaaaaaaagagggtttgagtcctagcacccacatcgtGACTCCTaactatctgtagctccagtcccaagggatctaaagccttctcctggcctcttctGGGCCATGTTcatggtgtacagacacacaggctggcaaacaaaacaaacaacaacaaccacaacaaaaatctCTCAAGGGTAGAGGTTCCATACAAGACAAGCAACATAATAAAGTGATGGAACACATTGTATCAAAAGAGCTGGCggcagggctagagaggtggcacAACACTTAAAGGCTCTCACCGCTCTTATAGACACCGACATGGCAGAtaacaaccacttgtaactctggTTCTAAGGGATCCGgtgtccttttctgacctctgtgtgtactgcatatacttttaaataattaaaaaataataattttaaaataaaattttaagtaaaaaaaataagcaaattaaacacaACATCTAGGGACCGAGGAAATGTGTGCATATATCAGCTTGTATTAAACAAGCCAATTTCTCTTTAGGTTTATTTCAAACAACTCTGTTGCAAGTGCCAAAGGAAATTTAATCCTTACCGAGTAGAAGCAATCCAGTGTCAGGTAAGTGCACAGAAAGCTTCGACTCCATCACAAAGTGTTTGGATCGTACAGGCCTGGGTCTTGGCATGGGGATACTCGGTCTTCTGTATGGTGGATGCTTAGATTATTATaggaaaaggaataaaatcataaatttcattaattttttatttttggagagaaagagagggaagatcCAGTCTTTTAAGTTTCCTTGTGTCAGCCATGAGCCTTATGACTATAACACAGCAGATTCAGAAGTTCAGGGCTAGTCTGGGCTTCTTGGTGCTCTTCCTCAATaaccaaaacaaaccagaaagctgCCTTTTGTAATGTGCTTATGCACAGTATCTTTGGAACATCTCCCTTTTGATGGTTAACCATCAAAATGCTAGGCCGTTTTGCATGCATTGTTTCCATGGCCTGAATTAACCCTTGTGAAGATGTTCCCATTCTTCAGGCCACAATGTCAAGTTCAAGGAAGATGTGGTAGGTTGCCAGGGGTCAGGTTTATAGCTTAAATCTTGATTGGATATCATGGCATCTTCAAGGTTTGGAAAGTCTCTGAGtttagatgacttttttttttggagtcaggAAGGTTTGGGGTAGAAAGAAGGTCCAGTGGTTAAAAGGcccagtggctgctcttccagaggacctgagtttgattcccagctcccaccttAGGAGCTTTACAACTGCCTGCAAATCCAGATTAAGGAgatcttctgccctcttctggcctctatgtgcACCCGCAGGCATACGTGTACATccacacagattcacacacatacacataaataaaattaaggaaatcTTTCTTCTAAAGGTTACAGGGAGAAGAGAGCATACTAGGGTTTGAATTCAAGGCATCTTTGCaagctaggcaagcgctctgcccCTGAGCTATACCTTTATCCAAACAGCCATTTATTTTTAGACTCCTTCACTTACAATATGTTCTTCTTGGGTTGACACCTAGGGTTGGAGGGAGGTAGATCTTGCCCAAGGCTGTGGtaatacctctgtgtgtgtgtgtgtgtgtgtgtgtgtgtgtgtgtgtgtgtgtgtgtgtgtgtagggttgtGTATGTGTAGGGTTGTGTGTGGGTCAGGTTACCACCTCAAAGGTTATTaagtttttgaaaatgaaatgacctGGGACAGAATGGTTACAAGAAATCcatgaaagggctggagagatggctcagtggttaagagcattgcctgttcttccaaaggtcctgagttcaattcccagcaaccacatggtggctcacaaccatctgtaaacaggtctggcgccctcttctggccttcaggcatacacacagagagagaatattgtatacataataaataaataaatattaaaaaaaaagaaatccatgaaAATGAGAATCATAATCATCAATAATCtgtaattgaaaaaaattgaaagaagaaCATTCCTCCTCTTTGGATCTTAGAGTAGGAAGATCCAAACAAAAATTGCCCataaggccaggcggtggtggcatggtggcgcacgcctttaatcccagcactcctgagggaggcagaggcaagtggatctctgagagttcaaggccagcttggtctacaagagctagttccaggacaggctccaaagtcacagagaaaccctgtctcgaaaatcaaaaaaaaaaaaaaaagttactgatATTGATGAGTGTGTGTTGGACCAAGCACCTTGATTGaagtgacttttttattttatcatataaattaaaattatatagagAAGTCAAAGACTTAAACTTATCCTGTCCTGATGGGATAGTGGCTGGTAATAATGCAAATTGGTTCAGAAGATTTGCATTATTGAAGACCTATGAGAAGACAGTAGGTTTAACAGGTTAGATACTAGGGCAGGAGGTTGACTTGTGGGTAAGggtgcttactgttcttgcagagggcccagattcaattcctagctATCATAATTGGGCAACTCGCAGCCATCGGTAGCTCCAgtttccagggatctgatgcctccgacctccacatgctcctgtgcacatgtggtacatataaactcacacaggcacatacacacacataaaataaacagatatttTAACAATTGAAATATTGGATGcatcagaattcttttttttaatcttttggaGGCCCCCCCCCCAAGCCCCATGATGGGGACTGGTCTGTCTCTGTtgctggctaccctggaactcactatgtagaccaggctggcttacaGCTCTTCTGAGAGTCTCTTGTCTCTCcctccgagtgctaggattaaaggcatgagcacTCAGTCAGGCTGCATAAGAATTcgtaattatttatttagttagttttcgttttttgatacagggtttctctgtataacagccctcgctatcctagaactagctctgtagaccaggctggcctctgatttacgtagatctgcctgcctctgcctcccgagtgctgggattaaaggcatgcactaccattgcccggttatttattttttttaaaaaaaagatttatttaggcCAGGCgcgggtggatctctatgaattcgaggccagcctggtttacaagagctagctccaggacaagctccaaagctacagagaaacctttgaaaaacaacaacaaaagatttatatacttatatatattaaatatatatgtatgtatttatatggaTATGTATAAgttcatggaagtcagaagagggcattgaatttCCCTAGACCTGGAGTTATGGTTTTACGgctggttgtgagcctccacgtTGGTACTGACAAcagaacccaggccctctgtttttgttttgttttgttggtttgttttgtattgttttgtttttgttttttgagaaggggtttctctatctctggctgtcctggaactcattctgtaaaccaggctggccttgaactcagagagatccaccagccttttGCCTCCCTGAGCAGGCCACCCAGATTGCATAAgaatatacctttaatctcaggcagaggattgcgggtctctgtgagtttgaaaccagtctggtctacagagtgagttccagggccggcaaagctacacagagaaaccctctggggggaggggaggaagaaaaaagaaagaaaggaaaaaaagtcttAATGGTTTCAAGATGAAATTTTAAAGCAAGTAGCAAAACTGACAGCTTTAGATTAACTCAGAGCCTTCAAATTGTGGGCTGAACAGCATGGTCTAACAACATCCATTCCAATATATTAGGCTCACAAATTCCGGACTTATAGGTGGGACCTATAAATCCATGCCCAACAaggataattattttattttattttttaaagatttatttattgtgtatacagtattctgcctacatgcatgcctgcagggcagaagagggcaccagatctcattacagatggttgtgagccactatgtggttgctgggaattgaactcgggacctttagacgagcaggcggtgctcttaaccactgagccacctctccagtcctttcttttcttctcttctcttctcttctcttctcttctcttctcttctcttctcttctcttctcttctcttctctctctctctctctctctctttcttttttgagataaagcTTACTGTGTTTCCCTGGCTGACCTGCAATTCACTcttagagcagactggcctcaaactcacggaaatctgcctgcctctgtctccccagtgtgtGCCATCATCATTTGGAAAGGATAGttattttcatgtcatttttaaaattgttttttgagacaacgtcttggttggcctggaattcgatctgccagcctctgtctcctgaaatgctgggattaaaggcgggtagCATGACTCCCATTTTAAGCatagttattttaaatttagtgtCAGATAAATCTATTAACTTGACCTCCCTTGGGGCTGTTGTCTCTCCTCTTGGTGTGTCAAGCTTGCTGTTTTGTCTCCTCAtaggcatatttatttattttgtttgtgttttaagacaggatttctctgtgtagccctggctgtgctgaaactcgctctgtagaccaagctggcctcgaacttaccgagatccacct is from Microtus pennsylvanicus isolate mMicPen1 chromosome 1, mMicPen1.hap1, whole genome shotgun sequence and encodes:
- the Zar1l gene encoding protein ZAR1-like isoform X2; translation: MEHVFRVPYGLHQGYGVTQPLNHPSLWGPCKQQDWSNVCPPVFLARPVPMVPANASESCMYPYKRAQLQAILTQINPNLSLRLCKANTKEVGVQVNLRVDRWVQCSLGPQTLHSSFFSDRSSLRKPAEIYQRALIQLPKDEEDRGSQELKGPAEASQLLPPTSRPDGNKQESLPQLKEVGEEDTPRSGDRKSKLFLEPKYGYFHCTDCNTRWESAYVWCISGTNKVYFKQLCCKCQRKFNPYRVEAIQCQTCSKSCCACPQKKRHIDIRRPHRQELCGRCKDKKFSCSNVYSFKYIL
- the Zar1l gene encoding protein ZAR1-like isoform X1; the encoded protein is MEHVFRVPYGLHQGYGVTQPLNHPSLWGPCKQQDWSNVCPPVFLARPVPMVPANASESCMYPYKRAQLQAILTQINPNLSLRLCKANTKEVGVQVNLRVDRWVQCSLGPQTLHSSFFSDRSSLRKPAEIYQRALIQLPKDEEDRGSQELKGPAEASQLLPPTSRPDGNKQESLPQLKEVGEEDTPRSGDRKSKLVCGNTDTTPVSLHFQFLEPKYGYFHCTDCNTRWESAYVWCISGTNKVYFKQLCCKCQRKFNPYRVEAIQCQTCSKSCCACPQKKRHIDIRRPHRQELCGRCKDKKFSCSNVYSFKYIL